The proteins below come from a single Kiritimatiellia bacterium genomic window:
- a CDS encoding mannose-1-phosphate guanylyltransferase: MRHAMIMAGGAGTRLWPMSRRGRPKQLLPLVRGRSLLELAFERLEGLVPAERRWVCAAREHEAVVRRVLPTLGAERYLGEPCGRDTLHAVGLGAQVIALADPDAVVGVFTADHLIEPQERFRAAVQTAFETAESVPRALVTLGVRPRGPSTAYGYLELGEPIGGAVRRVVRFREKPPAELAREFVAAGPDRFLWNSGMFVWRASVIQQAIARYRPESATALDRIAAAWTSADRTAVLEREYAALRPISVDYAVMEPASRDSAFTVAACPLDADWTDVGSWPALAAVAAKDADRNAQIGARTLLLDVRDSLVVSEDPQHLVAAIGLERVVIVHTPGATLVCAADRAEEIKRLHQRLAAEGFGELL; the protein is encoded by the coding sequence ATGCGTCACGCGATGATCATGGCCGGGGGCGCCGGCACCAGGTTGTGGCCGATGAGCCGGCGTGGCCGGCCGAAACAGCTGCTGCCGCTGGTTCGCGGCCGGAGCCTGCTGGAGCTAGCTTTTGAGCGGCTGGAGGGTCTGGTGCCGGCGGAGCGGCGCTGGGTCTGTGCGGCCCGCGAGCACGAGGCGGTGGTGCGCCGCGTGCTGCCCACGCTGGGCGCAGAGCGCTATCTCGGTGAGCCGTGCGGGCGCGACACGCTGCACGCGGTCGGTTTGGGTGCGCAAGTGATTGCGCTCGCGGATCCCGATGCGGTGGTGGGCGTGTTCACCGCGGATCATCTGATCGAGCCCCAGGAGCGTTTCCGCGCAGCGGTGCAAACGGCGTTTGAAACTGCGGAGAGCGTGCCGCGGGCGCTGGTGACGCTCGGCGTGCGGCCACGAGGGCCGAGCACCGCGTACGGTTACCTCGAGCTGGGTGAACCGATCGGCGGGGCGGTGCGGCGCGTGGTGCGGTTCCGGGAAAAACCGCCCGCGGAGCTGGCGCGGGAGTTCGTAGCGGCTGGGCCGGACCGGTTTCTGTGGAACAGCGGAATGTTCGTCTGGCGCGCGTCGGTGATCCAGCAGGCGATCGCACGCTACCGCCCCGAGAGCGCAACGGCGCTCGACCGGATCGCCGCCGCCTGGACGTCTGCCGACCGTACAGCGGTGCTGGAGCGAGAATACGCGGCACTGCGGCCGATCAGCGTCGACTACGCGGTGATGGAGCCGGCCTCCCGGGACTCCGCGTTCACGGTGGCGGCCTGCCCGCTCGACGCCGACTGGACGGACGTGGGGTCATGGCCGGCACTGGCGGCGGTGGCGGCGAAAGACGCAGACCGCAACGCGCAGATCGGCGCGCGTACGCTGCTGCTGGACGTGCGGGACTCGCTGGTGGTCTCAGAGGATCCGCAGCATCTGGTCGCCGCGATCGGTCTGGAGCGCGTGGTGATCGTGCATACGCCCGGTGCCACGCTGGTCTGCGCGGCGGACCGGGCGGAAGAGATCAAGCGACTGCATCAGCGGCTGGCGGCGGAGGGCTTCGGGGAGCTGCTCTAA